GACAAGCGATTTCTCATAAAGAAGACAATGCTACTTTAGCTGCTTATTTTAAAGAAATTCTTCCAACTTACGACGAAGAAAGAGTATATCCTTCAGATATTAAAAAAGTATTAAACTGGTACAATACGCTTCAAGCGAAAGGATTAGTAACAGATTTAGCTCCTGCTGTTGAAGAAGCTAAAGAAGAAGCTCCAGTTGCTGAAGAAAAACCTAAAAAAGCTCCAGCTGCTAAAAAAGCAAAAG
This portion of the Flavobacterium panacagri genome encodes:
- a CDS encoding DUF5606 family protein gives rise to the protein MNLTKILAISGKPGLYELKVQTRTGFVAESLIDGKKITVNLKSNVSLLSEISIYTYEGEKPLTEVMQQIAVKENKGQAISHKEDNATLAAYFKEILPTYDEERVYPSDIKKVLNWYNTLQAKGLVTDLAPAVEEAKEEAPVAEEKPKKAPAAKKAKAKKEE